The Candidatus Marinimicrobia bacterium CG08_land_8_20_14_0_20_45_22 genome contains the following window.
GATTTGTGAACAGAAACGATGCGGTCTTTCGCACCATGAAACGCCCAGACCGGGACGTCTTTAATCTTGTAAACTTCCAGCGGATTTCCTCCGCCGCAAATCGGAGCGATTGCCGCAAAACGCTCGGGATGTTCGATAGCCCACGCCCATGTCGCATAACCGCCCATGCTCAAACCGGTCAGATAAATTCGGTTCCGATCCACGCGAAATTTCGATACAATCTCGTCAAAAAGCGCATCCAACGTATCTTGCGACCACCAGCGATTCACCGGACATTGCGGCGATACAGTGATGAACGGAAAATCAGGCTTTTGTTTGACAATTTTTGGAATGCCATGCCGCTTCACGAGCGATAAATCGTTGCCGCGCTCACCGGCGCCATGTAAAAAGATGATCAGCGGAAATTGCGAATTGCTTTTCTGATATTTTTTAGGAAGAAATAGCAGATATTGACAGTGAATCGTCTTGCTGACCTTTTTCCGAAAAGTCTGCGGCGTTTGTCCCACTTTCGGCTGAGTCGTCAATCCTGTCATCGCATCAGAATTTAATGAATCCGAAAGTCAGTTTGTAACGAATTTCTTCTGGATAATTTTTCTAAGAGGCTTTCTTCTATCGTCCAAAACTGACTATATTTCGGCGTATGAAAAATGAGACGGAAATTCGGCAACCTTTTGTCTATCTCGCCCGCCCGGACGGATTTCTTCCTTTTTTAAAGACGATCGACGCGCAGATGGATTTGGCTAAATGGA
Protein-coding sequences here:
- a CDS encoding phospholipase, with translation MTGLTTQPKVGQTPQTFRKKVSKTIHCQYLLFLPKKYQKSNSQFPLIIFLHGAGERGNDLSLVKRHGIPKIVKQKPDFPFITVSPQCPVNRWWSQDTLDALFDEIVSKFRVDRNRIYLTGLSMGGYATWAWAIEHPERFAAIAPICGGGNPLEVYKIKDVPVWAFHGAKDRIVSVHKSEEMVAALKACGGNVRFTVYPSAEHDSWTATYDNPELYEWFLEQKKQ